The sequence below is a genomic window from Paenibacillus sp. DCT19.
ACAGATGCACCATTTTGAATGTCGCTGCTCAATTCTTTGTCTACGGTAGACGCGGAAGCGATTGTTACACCAGCTACATCATCGATGATTTGAGCATACATATGTTTACCAGAACGGAATACGTTCAAACGTGGACGTGCTGCCGTTCCTTGGATTTTCTTACGAACACGAAGGTGTCTTTTCAGACGAGCCTTATTTTTATCTGGTTTCGTAATCATCTCAGGGATTCACTCCTTTCAGGTTACCTCGCTGGCTTCAAAGCAGAAGCCACGGGGTATATTAGAAACACACGAAGCAAGCAAGCCGAAAGCCGCGCAAAGGCGGTAAGAGAAATCTTATTTCTTCTTACCGGCTTTACCTTCCTTACGGATGATACGCTCGCCTTCATATTTAATACCTTTACCTTTGTACGGCTCAGGTTCACGAACGGAACGAATTTTAGCAGCGTAAGCTCCTACGCGCTCTTTGTCGATTCCGCGAACGATGATTTTCGTATTCGAAGGAACTTCGAATTCGATTCCCGCTTCCGGTGTAATTTCAACCGGGTGAGAGTATCCAACGTTCAGAACGATTTTATCTCCGGATTTGCTTGCACGATATCCGACCCCAACCAGCTCCAGAGATTTTGCGAATCCTTCAGTAACGCCGCTCACCATGTTGTTTACAACGCTGCGCGTTGTGCCGTGCAAAGAACGGTGAGTTTTGTTATCGGAAGGACGCACAACTGTAATTTCGTTGTTCTCAACTGTAACCTTCATGTCTTTATGAAGTTCACGAGTCAGAGTTCCTTTTGGTCCTTTTACCGTAATAACGGTGTTGTCCAGTGTGATGTCCACACCACTTGGTACTGTAATTGGTTTGCGACCAATACGAGACATATGTTGCACCTCCTATCTTGTGACGTTATATTACCAAACGTAGCAGACTACTTCGCCGCCGGATTTTGATTGACGAGCTTCTTTGTCAGTCATGATACCTTTGGATGTTGAGATGATCGCGATTCCCAGGCCACCAAGTACACGAGGTACTTCGTTGCTTTTCGTGTAAACACGAAGACCAGGTTTACTGATTCTTTTCAGACCAGTGATAACGCGCTCGTTATTTTGACCGTATTTCAGGAAAACACGGATAATCCCTTGTTTGTTATCATCGATAACTTCAGCATCACGGATGAAACCTTCACGCTTCAGGATATCGGCGATTTGTTTTTTCATTGTCGAAGCAGGCATTTCTACTGTTTCGTGGCGAACAGTGTTCGCGTTACGAATACGAGTAAGCATATCTGCAATTGGATCAGACATAGTCATTGTGAGTTAACCTCCTTCCCGTTCAGGACTTTTTACCAGCTTGCTTTTTTCACGCCAGGGATCTGGCCTTTATAAGCTAATTCACGGAAGCAAATTCTGCAAATTTTGAACTTCTGCAGTACCGAATGTGGACGTCCGCAACGCTCACAGCGTGTATAAGCACGTACTTTAAACTTTGGTGTACGTTGTTGTTTAACTTTCATCGAAGTTTTTGCCACTTAGCCTGACACCTCCTAAATAATTTCGGAGAAAAGGGAGTCTTTCCAGACACCCGGAAACGTTATGCCAACATTATTTAACGAAAGGCATTCCCAGTTGCGTGAGCAACTCACGGGACTCTTCGTCTGTTTTCGCCGTTGTTACGATGACAATATCCATACCGCGGACTTTGTCTACTTTATCATACTCGATCTCTGGGAAGATCAATTGCTCTTTAAGACCCAGTGTATAGTTACCACGACCATCAAAAGCTTTGCTTGATACACCGCGGAAGTCGCGGACACGTGGAAGTGTTACGTTAAGCAATTTATCGAGGAAGTAGTACATACGCTCGCCGCGCAATGTCACTTTCACACCGATAGGCATGTTCTCACGCAGTTTGAAACCTGCGATAGATTTTTTAGCACGAGTGATTACAGGTTTTTGACCTGCGATCAGTTGCAAATCGTTTACTGCGGAATCCAACACTTTGGAGTTTTGGACAGCGTCGCCCACACCCATGTTGATAACGATTTTCTCGATTTTCGGCACTTGCATTACCGTTGTATAGTTGAACTTCTGCATCAAAGCAGGAGCGATTTCTTGCAGGTAACGTTCTTTCATTCTTGATGCCATGAATCATAGCCCTCCTTTCTCATTCGGTTCAATTAGTCGATAATTTCTCCGGAACGTTTAGCAACGCGCACTTTCTTTCCGTTATCCAACACTTTGTAACCAACACGGGTTACTTTTCCGCTCTTTGGATCGATGTGCATTACGTTTGAAACGTGAATCGGAGCTTCCTTCTCGATAATGCCGCCTTGCGGATTTTGCTGGTTAGGCTTCTGGTGTTTTTTCACCATGTTAACACCTTCCACAAGGACGCGGTTCTCACGAGGATAAGCAGCGATGACACGGCCTTTTTTACCTTTGTCTTTACCGCTGATCACCATAACCGTATCTTCCTTTTTAACGTGAAGTTTGTTGTTATGGGATTCCAGAACTTTTTTCACTCTTGGCATTTCGTACACCTCCTGTTTCTAACATCACGAGATTAAGCTTTAGATAACTTCTGGAGCCAAGGAAACGATTTTCATGAAATCTTTGTCGCGAAGTTCACGAGCAACAGGTCCGAAAATACGTGTTCCACGAGGGCTTCTGTCGTCTTTGACAACAACCGCTGCATTTTCATCAAAACCGATGTAGGAACCGTCTTTACGACGTATAGAACGTTTAGTACGAACGACAACCGCTCTAACTACATCACCTTTTTTGACAACGCCGCCTGGTGTTGCTTGTTTTACAGAACAAACGATCAAGTCACCGATTTGAGCTGTACGACGTCCAGTACCGCCGAGTACGCGGATACACATCAATTCCTTCGCGCCGGAGTTGTCGGCTACAGTCAATCGTGTAAATGGTTGGATCATTTAGAATTCCTCCTTTCAGCTATGCTGTATATGCATTAGATGATAACCGCTTTTTCTACGACTTCAGTAAGTCTCCAGCGTTTATCTTTCGAAAGCGGACGAGTCTCCATGATTTTCACCGTGTCACCGATTTTCGCAGTGTTTTCTTCGTCATGCGCTTTGAACTTTTTAGTAACCTTAATGCGCTTATGGTACAATTTGTGGTTTTTGTAGGTTTCTACAGCAACAACAATCGTTTTATCCATTTTATCACTGACTACTTTACCAGTTTGCACTTTACGTGCGTTACGTTCTTCGCTCATTGTTGGCCTCCTTCCTGATTACGGACGGATTATATATCCGACCCTAATTAACCGATTCCCAATTCTCTTTCACGGATAATGGTTTTAGCACGAGCTATTTCTTTCCGCACATCACGGATTCGAGTCGGGTTATCCAGCTGACCGGTAGCGAGTTGAAAGCGGAGGTTAAAGAGTTCTTCTTTAAATCCGGCAATCTTTTGCTCGATTTCAGCAGAGGTTAGGTTGCGAAATTCACTAGCTTTCATTTGCTTCACCACCCAATTCTTCACGTTTCACGAACTTCGTTTTGATTGGCAGTTTGTGAGCGGCAAGACGCATTGCTTCGCGTGCAATCTCCTCCGGTACACCAGCAAGTTCAAACATGATCTTACCTGGTTTCACTACTGCAACCCATTTTTCTACGTTACCTTTACCGCTACCCATCCGAACCTCGAGAGGCTTTTGAGTGATTGGTTTGTCAGGGAAAATCTTGATCCAGACTTTACCACCACGTTTGATGTAACGAGTCATCGCAATACGAGCCGCTTCGATTTGACGGTTCGTAATCCAAGCCGGTTCCGTAGCTTGCAGACCGTATTCGCCAAAGTTCAGCGTAGTTCCGCCTTTAGCTTGGCCTTTCATATGTCCACGTTGTTGCTTACGGTGTTTTACACGTTTTGGTACCAACATGATTAGTTGCCTCCTTCCTTAGCAGCTTGTTTCTTAGCCGTAGGAAGAACCTCTCCACGATAGATCCATACTTTTACGCCGATACGTCCGTAAGTAGTATGAGCCTCTGCTGTACCATAGTCAATGTCAGCACGCAGTGTGTGCAGTGGAACAGTTCCTTCGCTGTAGCCTTCAGAACGTGCAATCTCAGCTCCGCCAAGACGTCCGCCTACTTGAGTTTTAATACCTTTTGCGCCAGAACGCATAGTTCTTTGAATAGCTTGTTTCAGAGCACGACGGAAAGAAACACGACGTTCCAATTGTTGTGCAATGCTTTCTGCTACCAGGACTGCGTCCAGGTCTTGGTTCTTAATTTCAGAGATGTTAATGTGTACTTTTTTACCGCCAGCAATTTTCGTAATTTGGTTACGAAGATTTTCTACTTCAGATCCACCTTTACCGATTACCATACCTGGTTTCGCTGTGTGAATCGTTACGTTTACGCGGTTAGCCGCTCTCTCGATCTCAACACGAGACATAGCGGAGTCTTTCAATTTATTTTTCAGGAATTCACGAATTTTCACGTCTTCCATCAAAAGATCGCCGAAGTCTTTGCCTGCATACCACTTAGATTCCCAGTCACGGATAACTCCGACACGGAGTCCGACTGGATTTACCTTTTGGCCCACACGTTTCCCCTCCTTTTACTTTTCAGATACCACCAAAGTGATGTGGCTAGTACGTTTGTTAATACGACTTGCACGTCCCATTGCACGAGGGCGGAAACGTTTCATTGTCGGTCCTTGGTTCACGTAAGCTTGCGAGATAACCAAGTTATTAACATCCAAAGAATAATTATGTTCCGCGTTCGCAATAGCGGAGTTGAGCAACTTCTCAACGATTGGAGAAGCAGATTTCGGAGTGTGACGGAGAATGGCAACCGCCTCACCTACTTGCTTGCCGCGAATCAAGTCAACAACGAGTTGAACTTTACGAGGAGCAATCCGGATAAACTTAGCATGTGCTTTTGCTTCCATTGTGTAACCTCCTCTCAAACATTAAAGATGTTCATTTATCTTCTTGTTTTCTTATCATCATCAGTATGGCCTTTGTACGTACGGGTTGGAGCGAACTCACCCAGTTTGTGTCCGACCATGTCCTCAGTTACATACACTGGCACGTGTTTACGACCGTCGTAAACGCCAAATGTGTGTCCGATGAATTGTGGGAAAATTGTAGAGCGACGGGACCAGGTTTTGATAACGTTCTTCTTGCCTGATGCTTCCATCTCTTCTACCTTCTTGAGCATGTAGCCATCAATGAATGGCCCTTTTTTCAAACTGCGACTCATGTGGAGATCCTCCCTTCAAACATAGCTTTTATGCATCCGTAGATGCCTCACGAAGTTATGCACAGTGTGTATTACTTCGTGCGGCGACGGATGATGTATTTATCAGAAGCTTTATTTTTCTTACGCGTTTTGAAACCAAGAGTAGGTTTACCCCATGGTGACATTGGCGATTTACGTCCGATTGGAGCACGACCTTCACCACCACCGTGAGGGTGATCGTTAGGGTTCATTACCACACCACGAACTTCAGGACGTTGTCCCAACCAACGGCTACGACCGGCTTTACCGATTTTGATAAGCTCGTGGTCTTGGTTACCAACAGATCCGATTGTCGCGCGGCAAACTTTTAGAATACGACGAACTTCTCCAGAAGAGAGACGAACGGAAACGTATTTTTCTTCTTTACCAAGCAACTGAGCTTCTGTACCAGCAGCACGAACCAATTGTCCGCCTTTACCTGGTTTCAACTCGATGTTGTGGATAACGGTACCTACTGGAATGTTTTCGAGTGGCAGTGCGTTACCGATTTTGATGTCTGCTTCAGGTCCGGAGAATACTTGATCTCCAACTTTCAGACCTTTAGGAGCGATGATGTAACGTTTCTCACCATCAGCATAGTGAATCAAAGCGATGTTAGATGTACGGTTCGGGTCATACTCAATTGTAGCAACGCGGCCCGGTATTCCATCTTTAGTACGTTTGAAGTCAATGATACGGTATTTACGTTTGTGTCCACCACCATGGTGACGAACTGTAATTTTACCTTGGTTGTTGCGGCCTGCTTGTTTGCTCAAAGGGCCAACAACGATTTCTCCGGCTTATCTGTGGTGATTTCCTCAAATGTAGAAACGGACATATTCCGTCTTGCCGGGGATGTTGGTTTATACTTTTTGATTGGCACTGGGTTTCCCTCCTTACTTCAACAATTTCAATTATACAGTTTCGAAGAACTCAAGCGTTTTGCTGTCTTGTGTCAGCGTTACAAACGCTTTTTTCCATTCGCTAGTATATCCGGAATAACGTCCGTACCGTTTCGGTTTAGCTGGAACACGAAGTGTGTTCACGTTTTTCACTTTTACGTTGAAAATAGCTTCTACCGCTTTTTTGATCTCGGTTTTGTTTGCACGGATATCGACTTCAAATACATATTTCAAGTCGTTCATCATGTCAGCAGTACGTTCCGTAATAATCGGACGTTTTACAATATCACGAGGATCCTTCATTACGCGAGCACCTCCTCTACCTTCTGAACTGCTTCTTTCGTAATGATCAGTTTGTCGTGCGCAAGCACGTCAAGAACATTAATGCCGTCAGCAGCTACGAATTTCACGCCTGGAATATTCCGTGCGGAAAGAGCTACATTATCATCATAGCTAGGTGCTACGATCAAAGCTTTGCGTCCTACTTTGAGGTTGTTCAAAATAGCTGCAAATTCTTTAGTTTTAGGCGTGCTCAATGCGAGAGCATCCAAAACGATAATGTCATTGTCAAGCACTTTGGATGAAAGAGCTGATTTGATCGCCAAACGGCGAACTTTCTTAGGCAGTTTGTACGCATAGCTCCGTGGTGTCGGACCAAATACGATACCGCCGCCTTTCCATTGTGGAGAACGAATTGAACCTTGACGAGCGCGACCTGTACCTTTTTGTTTCCAAGGCTTACGTCCACCGCCACGTACTTCAGAACGTCCTTTTACTTTGTGGGTACCTTGACGAAGGGAAGCGCGTTGCATAAGAACTGCATCGTACAGAACGTGTTGATTCGGCTCAATTCCGAATACAGCATCATTCAATTCAACTTCACCTACTTGGCTACCATCTACATTGTAAACTGATACTTTTGGCATTTTGTGTTCCTCCTTTCTTCAGTGGTTATTTTTTCACCGTTTCTTTAACTCTAACAAGGCTATTCTTCGGTCCAGGAATGGATCCTTTTACGAGAATTACATTACGCTCAGCGTCTACTTTAACAACTTCAAGACGTTGGATTGTAACAGTCTCATGTCCCATGTGTCCTGGCAAGTGTTTGCCTTTAGGTACGCGGTTAGCTTGGATCGAACCCATTGAACCCGGGCCACGGTGGTAACGCGAACCGTGTGACATAGGTCCAGTGCTTTGTCCCCAACGTTTGATAACGCCGGCAAAACCTTTACCTTTTGAAATACCCGTTACGTCAACGAACTCGCCTTCAGCGAAAATGTCAGCTTTCAATTCTTGGCCAACTTCATATTCCGCGATGTTGATGCCGCGAAGCTCACGAACGTAGCGCTTAGGTGCAGTATTCGCTTTTTTAGCGTGTCCTGCTTCTGGCTTGTTAGCATTTTTCTCTTTCTTATCGGAGTAACCGATTTGAACTGCTTCGTAGCCATCGTTCTCAATATCTTTCTTTTGCAAAACAACACAAGGTCCTGCTTCGATAACCGTTACTGGAACTACGTTACCTTCAGGGGTAAACACTTGAGTCATTCCAAGTTTTTTTCCTAAGATACCTTTCATGTTGACACCTCTTTTCCTTTATACGTGGTCTTTGTTACTATATATTACAATTTAATTTCGATATCTACACCGGACGGCAGATCCAAGCGCATCAAGGCATCCACTGTTTGTGGAGTCGGGTTAACGATGTCGATCAAACGTTTATGTGTACGTTGCTCGAACTGTTCCCGAGAATCCTTGTACTTGTGCACCGCACGAAGAATAGTAATGATTTGTTTTTCAGTAGGAAGCGGAATCGGACCGGATACACCTGCACCCGAACGTTTTGCTGTTTCAACAATTTTCTCCGCGGATTGATCAAGAATTCTGTGGTCGTAAGCTTTCAAACGAATACGAATTTTTTGCTTTGCCATTTTAGTCCCTCCTTCTATCGCCCAATTTTTTATCGGACATACTCCGTGAAAATTTTCTAGCCACCGCCTCATGGCAAAGGGGCCGGGTGTGCCAGTAACCTCTCACATCATCGCAACGTCTCAGAACAACATTCATTATTATATAGAAAAAATGGGCGTATTGCAAGCATATTTAAAAAAAACATTTAAACTAATCTTTTCTGATGAAATGAGTTCGTTTATTGTAGGTGTTTTTCTTCTATATCCATGCTGCCTAGCCTATTATTCTACACTATAAATGGTGTTCAATTTTAAGAGACGCAGGTTCCGAACGATTACATAATAAAAGAGTTCTTTATCCGATGTCGGATAAAGAACTCTTCCGAAGCTTCGTTACAGTACAATGTTACTCGTTCCAGTACACTGTTGCATATACTCATTTAGCACTAGGCTAAATTATTATTTTTGGATTGTAGCTACGGAACCCGCACCAACTGTACGTCCACCTTCACGAATAGAGAACTTAGTTCCTTCTTCGATCGCGATTGGAGAGATCAGTTGAACAGTAACCGTGATGTTGTCACCAGGCATTACCATTTCAGTACCTTCTGGCAAGTTGATGATACCAGTTACGTCAGTTGTACGGAAGTAGAACTGTGGACGGTATCCAGTGAAGAAAGGCTTGTGACGGCCACCCTCTTCTTTAGTCAAAACGTAGATTTGTGCAGTGAATTCTGTGTGTGGTTTAACAGAACCCGGTTTTGCAAGTACTTGACCACGCTCGATTTGAGTACGGTCAACACCACGCAACAATGCACCGATGTTGTCACCCGCTTGAGCGGAATCCAACAATTTACGGAACATCTCAACGCCCGTAACTACGGATTTTTTAGTTTCTTCAGTGATACCAACGATCTCGATCTCTTCGCCGACTTTAACAGTACCACGCTCTACACGACCTGTAGCAACGGTACCACGACCAGTGATGGAGAATACGTCCTCGACAGGCATCAAGAAAGGCTTGTCTGTTTGACGCTCAGGAAGTGGGATGTAAGTATCGATTTCTTTGAACATCTCAACGATTTTTTGAGCCCACTCACCATCAGGGTTTTGCAGAGCTTCACGAGCGGATCCACGAGTGATTGGAGTATCGTCACCTGGGAACTCATATTCGTTAAGAAGGTCGCGAACTTCCATCTCAACCAATTCCAACAACTCTTCGTCTTCAACCATGTCACATTTGTTCAAGAAAACAACAATGTAAGGTACGCCTACTTGACGGGAGAGCAAGATGTGCTCACGAGTTTGTGGCATTGGGCCGTCAGCTGCGGATACTACCAAGATAGCTCCGTCCATTTGTGCCGCGCCAGTGATCATGTTTTTAACATAGTCGGCGTGACCTGGGCAGTCTACGTGAGCGTAGTGACGAGTGTCAGTTTCGTACTCAACGTGTGCTGTGGAGATTGTGATACCGCGCTCGCGCTCTTCTGGAGCTTTGTCGATTTGGTCGAATGCTACAGCAGCACCACCGTAAGTTTTGGACAATACAGTTGTGATTGCAGCAGTCAGAGTTGTTTTACCGTGATCGACGTGACCGATAGTACCGATGTTAACGTGGGGTTTATTACGTTCGTATTTAGCCTTTGCCATTTGAACGTGGCCTCCTTAAAATTATAATTTTATGTTTTCACTGAATGAAGTGCTCAGAACCAAGTTCTTATGCACTTGCATCCAGTGTGAGAAAACTACTCGGTGCCTTTAGTTTTAGCAACGATTTCTTCTGCGATGCTCTTAGGAACTTCTTCATAGTGAGAAAGCTCCATGGAGAATACGCCGCGTCCTTGAGTACCAGAACGAAGAGTTGTAGAGTAACCAAACATTTCAGACAAAGGTACCTTAGCACGGATGATTTGAGCTCCACTGCGGGAATCCATACCTTCGATGCGGCCACGACGGGAGTTCAACATACCCATTACGTCACCCATGTACTCTTCTGGAACGGTTACTTCTACTTTCATGATTGGCTCAAGAAGAACTGGTTTACACTTGTCTTTCGCTGCTTTCAGCGCCATAGATCCGGCAATTTTAAATGCCATCTCGTTGGAATCGACATCATGGTAAGATCCGTCTACAATTGTAGCCTTAACGTCTACAAGCGGGAAGCCTGCAATAACGCCGTTTTTCATTTGCTCTTCAATCCCTGACAGTGCTGGTTGAATGTATTCTCTTGGTACGGAACCACCGACAATTTTACTTTCGAATTGGCTACCTGTACCCGGCTCGAGAGGTTCGAATTCAACCCATACGTGACCGTATTGACCACGACCACCGGATTGACGTACGAATTTACCTTCAACGCGCGCTGGAGCACGGAATGTTTCACGGTAAGCTACTTGTGGTTTACCCACAGTAGTTTCAACCTTGAACTCACGACGCATACGGTCGATGATGATATCAAGGTGAAGCTCACCCATACCTGCCAAGATTGTTTGGCCTGTTTCTTCATCAGTATGCGCACGAAGAGTTGGATCCTCTTCAGTCAACTTACCGAGAGCTACACCCATTTTATCTTGGTCAGCTTTGGTTTTAGGTTCAACAGCGATTTCGATTACCGGATCAGGGAAGTTCATTGACTCCAAGATAACCGGGTGTTTCTCATCACATAGTGTATCACCTGTACCTGTATCTTTCAAACCTACAGCAGCTGCAATGTCACCGGAGTAAACTTCAGTGATCTCTTGACGGCTGTTTGCGTGCATTTGAAGGATACGACCGATACGCTCACGTTTGTTTTTAGTTGCATTCAATACATAAGAACCGGATTGAAGAACACCGGAGTATACGCGGAAGAATGTCAATTTACCAACGTAAGGGTCAGTCATGATTTTGAATGCCAATGCGGAGAATGGCTCTTCATCGGAAGACTTACGAACTGCCTCAGTTCCATCTTCAAGGAGACCCTTGATTGCTGGAACGTCGATAGGAGCTGGCAAGTAATCGATAACAGCATCCAACATCAGTTGAACACCTTTGTTACGGTATGAGGAACCACAGATAACTGGGAAGATCTTAACTTCTACTACACCTTTACGGAGAGCGGCTTTGATCTCATCAACAGTGATTTCTTCGCCTTCCAGGTATTTCATAGTCAATTCTTCATCAAGTTCTGCAACACGCTCAATCAATTCGTTGCGGAGTTCTTCGACTTGATCTGCAAATTCCGCAGGAATTTCGGTTTCTTCAATATCTTGTCCAAGGTCATCTTTGTACATATGAGCCTTTTGTCCAACGATATCAATGATACCTTTGAAATCATTTTCAGCGCCGATTGGAAGTTGAATCGCAACAGCGTTCGCTTGAAGGCGATCACGCATGTCAGATACAACGTTCAAGAAGTCAGCACCGATGATATCCATTTTGTTTACATATGCGATACGAGGTACGCCGTACTTGTCAGCCTGTCTCCATACGGTTTCGGACTGAGGCTCAACGCCTTCTTTCGCACTGAATACACCAACTGCTCCGTCCAATACACGAAGGGAACGTTCAACTTCAACAGTGAAGTCAACGTGTCCCGGGGTATCAATGATATTAACGCGGTGGCCTTTCCAAGCAGCGGTAGTCGCAGCGGAAGTAATCGTAATTCCGCGCTCCTGTTCCTGTTCCATCCAGTCCATTGTCGCAGCGCCTTCGTGAACTTCACCGATTTTGTGCGTACGGCCTGTGTAGAACAAGATCCGCTCAGTTGTCGTGGTTTTACCCGCATCAATATGAGCCATGATCCCGATATTACGTGTATTTTTCAAGGAGAACTCTCTAGCCATGAAATGGGTCTCCCTTCAAAATTGAAGTTATTTTTTATGAACTGAATCCTACCAACGGTAGTGAGCAAACGCTTTGTTCGCTTCAGCCATTTTGTGTGTGTCTTCACGTTTTTTAACGGAAGCGCCTGTGTTGTTGGAAGCATCGATGATCTCAGCCGCCAAACGCTCTTCCATTGTTTTCTCACCGCGGTTGCGGGAGTAGTTTACGAGCCAACGTAATCCCAGAGCAGTACGTCTCTCTGGTTTTACCTCGATTGGTACTTGGTAGTTGGCACCGCCGACACGGCGAGCTTTAACTTCCAGGACTGGCATGATATTTTTGATAGCTGTCTCAAATACTTCCATCGGGTCATTACCCGTGCGTTCTTGGATCAACTTGAACGCATTATACAGAATGCTTTGAGCAACACCGCGTTTTCCATCGAGCATGATGCGGTTGATCAAACGAGTAACCAACTTGGAGTTGTATACCGGATCTGGCAACACGTCTCTTTTTGTAACTGGACCTTTGCGTGGCATGGATATCCCCCTTTCTTTCTTGTTAAGCAGTCCCTGTACCTCCCAGAACTATGCCAGAAGGCTTTCAGGATTCCCGCTTATATGTGGTTTAGGCTTTTTTAGCTTTTGGACGCTTAGCACCGTATTTAGAACGAGCTTGCATACGGTTGTTAACGCCTGCAGTATCGAGAGCTCCACGAACGATGTGATAACGAACCCCTGCAAGGTCTTTTACTTTACCTCCGCGGATCAATACCACACTGTGCTCTTGAAGGTTATGTCCGATTCCCGGGATATAAGCAGTTACCTCGAGACGGTTCGTCAAACGAACACGGGCATATTTACGAAGTGCAGAGTTCGGTTTACGTGGAGTCATTGTACCTACACGAGTGCAGACACCACGTTTTTGTGGGGCACTGATGTTAGTGGATTCACGTTTCAAAGCGTTGAATCCTTTTTGCAAAGCTGGTGATTTTGACTTATCAACTTTAGCTTGACGTCCTTTACGAACCAGTTGGTTAATAGTTGGCATGTGATTGCCACCCCTTCCTCAATTATTCATGTTTCTTTATAAACCTCTTTTCGCTAAGTCCACAGACCCAGGCGGTTCATAAAAAGACAAATGAAAAGTTTTTGCCTTGGAGAATCACTAATAGTTCTCGGACAAAAACGTTCCTTACCTTATGATTTTACGACTGCAGCCATTGCTGCCCCTACTCCAATCCCGCAAGCTTTGCCGAGATTTTTCATTGTGTCCACTTTCGTGTACTTCACATTGTGTTGTTCACACAAGGCAATGATTTTGGAAGTAAGCTGCGGATCACTATCTTCAGCCACATAGACTTCGGAAGCCATACCTGTCTGAACCATCCGCGTGGTCTGTTTGGTACCTATTTTGACATGAGCATCTTGCAAGCCTTTTTCATTAGACATTGTTCATTCCTCCGAATAGGACTAAATACAATCATCTACTCACGCACCTTTGATATATTAGCATCTAGAACAAACATTGTCAATGCTAATGCCAAAAGATTTTATCAAAAGTTTACGTACGTCAGGATCGTCCATCTGTATCAAACAAACGTCCAATCCCTGACGTACAAAACCTTCAATTCTCTTCAAATAAAGAGCAATCTATTAATCAACCGAAACTGGCTCAAGCTCTTCTACTGAAGATTGGCCATCTTCTGGCTCAGCAAATTTGATACTGCGATAACGGTTCATACCCGTACCTGCAGGGATCAGTTTACCGATGATTACATTCTCTTTCAGACCGAGCAACTGATCGACTTTACCTTTGATCGCTGCATCTGTCAAGACACGAGTAGTTTCTTGGAACGAAGCCGCTGAAAGGAAAGAGTCTGTTTCCAGGGATGCTTTCGTAATACCGAGCAAGATTGGTTTTGCAACCGCTGGCTCTTTATCACTAAGAATCGCAATTTTGTTAGCTCTTTCGTACTCATGCATATCCACGAACGATCCTGGCAAGAGTGTTGTATCT
It includes:
- the rplR gene encoding 50S ribosomal protein L18, whose protein sequence is MITKPDKNKARLKRHLRVRKKIQGTAARPRLNVFRSGKHMYAQIIDDVAGVTIASASTVDKELSSDIQNGASVESARKVGELVAKRAKDKGVSNIVFDRSGYLYHGRIAALAEAAREAGLEF
- the rplF gene encoding 50S ribosomal protein L6 — translated: MSRIGRKPITVPSGVDITLDNTVITVKGPKGTLTRELHKDMKVTVENNEITVVRPSDNKTHRSLHGTTRSVVNNMVSGVTEGFAKSLELVGVGYRASKSGDKIVLNVGYSHPVEITPEAGIEFEVPSNTKIIVRGIDKERVGAYAAKIRSVREPEPYKGKGIKYEGERIIRKEGKAGKKK
- the rpsH gene encoding 30S ribosomal protein S8, whose product is MTMSDPIADMLTRIRNANTVRHETVEMPASTMKKQIADILKREGFIRDAEVIDDNKQGIIRVFLKYGQNNERVITGLKRISKPGLRVYTKSNEVPRVLGGLGIAIISTSKGIMTDKEARQSKSGGEVVCYVW
- a CDS encoding type Z 30S ribosomal protein S14, which gives rise to MAKTSMKVKQQRTPKFKVRAYTRCERCGRPHSVLQKFKICRICFRELAYKGQIPGVKKASW
- the rplE gene encoding 50S ribosomal protein L5 → MASRMKERYLQEIAPALMQKFNYTTVMQVPKIEKIVINMGVGDAVQNSKVLDSAVNDLQLIAGQKPVITRAKKSIAGFKLRENMPIGVKVTLRGERMYYFLDKLLNVTLPRVRDFRGVSSKAFDGRGNYTLGLKEQLIFPEIEYDKVDKVRGMDIVIVTTAKTDEESRELLTQLGMPFVK
- the rplX gene encoding 50S ribosomal protein L24 produces the protein MPRVKKVLESHNNKLHVKKEDTVMVISGKDKGKKGRVIAAYPRENRVLVEGVNMVKKHQKPNQQNPQGGIIEKEAPIHVSNVMHIDPKSGKVTRVGYKVLDNGKKVRVAKRSGEIID
- the rplN gene encoding 50S ribosomal protein L14 — protein: MIQPFTRLTVADNSGAKELMCIRVLGGTGRRTAQIGDLIVCSVKQATPGGVVKKGDVVRAVVVRTKRSIRRKDGSYIGFDENAAVVVKDDRSPRGTRIFGPVARELRDKDFMKIVSLAPEVI
- the rpsQ gene encoding 30S ribosomal protein S17, producing the protein MSEERNARKVQTGKVVSDKMDKTIVVAVETYKNHKLYHKRIKVTKKFKAHDEENTAKIGDTVKIMETRPLSKDKRWRLTEVVEKAVII
- the rpmC gene encoding 50S ribosomal protein L29, producing the protein MKASEFRNLTSAEIEQKIAGFKEELFNLRFQLATGQLDNPTRIRDVRKEIARAKTIIRERELGIG
- the rplP gene encoding 50S ribosomal protein L16, with amino-acid sequence MLVPKRVKHRKQQRGHMKGQAKGGTTLNFGEYGLQATEPAWITNRQIEAARIAMTRYIKRGGKVWIKIFPDKPITQKPLEVRMGSGKGNVEKWVAVVKPGKIMFELAGVPEEIAREAMRLAAHKLPIKTKFVKREELGGEANES
- the rpsC gene encoding 30S ribosomal protein S3, translated to MGQKVNPVGLRVGVIRDWESKWYAGKDFGDLLMEDVKIREFLKNKLKDSAMSRVEIERAANRVNVTIHTAKPGMVIGKGGSEVENLRNQITKIAGGKKVHINISEIKNQDLDAVLVAESIAQQLERRVSFRRALKQAIQRTMRSGAKGIKTQVGGRLGGAEIARSEGYSEGTVPLHTLRADIDYGTAEAHTTYGRIGVKVWIYRGEVLPTAKKQAAKEGGN
- the rplV gene encoding 50S ribosomal protein L22: MEAKAHAKFIRIAPRKVQLVVDLIRGKQVGEAVAILRHTPKSASPIVEKLLNSAIANAEHNYSLDVNNLVISQAYVNQGPTMKRFRPRAMGRASRINKRTSHITLVVSEK